In Streptomyces chartreusis, the following proteins share a genomic window:
- the ectB gene encoding diaminobutyrate--2-oxoglutarate transaminase has product MTITQPDLSVFETLESEVRSYCRGWPTVFDRARGSRMYDEDGHEYLDFFAGAGSLNYGHNNPVLKRALIDYLERDGVTHGLDMSTSAKRAFLQTFQDLVLRPRDLPYKVMFPGPTGTNAVESALKLARKVKGREAIVSFTNAFHGMSLGSLAVTGNAFKRAGAGVPLVHGTPMPFDNYFDGTVEDFLWFERLLEDQGSGLNKPAAVIVETVQGEGGINVARPEWLRALSELCERQDMLLIVDDIQMGCGRTGAFFSFEEAGITPDIVTVSKSISGYGLPMSLCLFKPELDIWEPGEHNGTFRGNNPAFVTATAALESYWADGSAMEKQTRARGEQVEQGLIAICEENLADVKEYRGRGLVWGMEFHDKERAGRVARRAFELGLLVETSGPESEVIKLLPALTITPDELDEGLRVLARAVTETA; this is encoded by the coding sequence GTGACCATCACCCAGCCCGACCTCAGCGTCTTCGAGACCCTCGAGTCCGAGGTGCGCAGCTACTGCCGCGGCTGGCCCACAGTCTTCGACCGCGCGCGGGGCAGCCGTATGTACGACGAGGACGGCCACGAGTACCTGGACTTCTTCGCCGGCGCGGGTTCGCTGAACTACGGGCACAACAACCCCGTGCTGAAACGGGCGTTGATCGACTACCTGGAGCGTGACGGCGTCACGCACGGACTCGACATGTCCACCAGCGCCAAGCGGGCCTTCCTGCAGACCTTCCAGGACCTGGTGCTGCGCCCGCGCGACCTGCCGTACAAGGTCATGTTCCCGGGCCCGACCGGCACCAACGCCGTGGAGTCCGCGCTGAAACTGGCGCGCAAGGTGAAGGGCCGCGAGGCCATCGTCTCCTTCACCAACGCCTTCCACGGCATGTCCCTGGGCTCGCTCGCCGTCACCGGCAACGCCTTCAAGCGGGCCGGCGCCGGCGTCCCGCTGGTGCACGGCACCCCCATGCCGTTCGACAACTACTTCGACGGCACGGTCGAGGACTTCCTGTGGTTCGAGCGGCTCCTGGAGGACCAGGGTTCCGGCCTCAACAAGCCGGCCGCCGTGATCGTGGAGACCGTGCAGGGCGAGGGCGGCATCAACGTGGCGCGCCCGGAGTGGCTGCGCGCGCTGTCCGAGCTGTGCGAGCGCCAGGACATGCTGCTCATCGTCGACGACATCCAGATGGGCTGCGGGCGTACGGGTGCCTTCTTCTCGTTCGAGGAGGCGGGCATCACCCCCGACATCGTCACCGTGTCCAAGTCCATCAGCGGCTACGGACTGCCCATGTCGCTGTGCCTGTTCAAGCCCGAGCTGGACATCTGGGAGCCGGGCGAGCACAACGGCACCTTCCGCGGCAACAACCCCGCCTTCGTCACGGCCACCGCCGCCCTGGAGTCCTACTGGGCCGACGGCAGCGCGATGGAGAAGCAGACCCGGGCCCGCGGTGAGCAGGTCGAGCAGGGCCTGATCGCCATCTGCGAGGAGAACCTCGCCGATGTGAAGGAGTACCGGGGCCGCGGGCTGGTCTGGGGCATGGAGTTCCACGACAAGGAGCGGGCCGGCCGGGTCGCGCGCCGCGCCTTCGAGCTCGGACTGCTCGTGGAGACGTCCGGCCCCGAGAGCGAGGTCATCAAACTGCTGCCCGCCCTCACCATCACCCCGGACGAGCTCGACGAGGGGCTCCGCGTCCTGGCCCGCGCCGTCACCGAGACCGCCTGA
- the ectA gene encoding diaminobutyrate acetyltransferase has translation MTAAQADLQIDRPAVADGAALWRIARDSEALDLNSSYSYLLWCRDFAGTSAVARDERGEPVGFVTGYVRPDRPRTLLVWQVAVDDAYRGRGIAAALLDGLVARVSGEYGITSIETTITPGNTASDRLFDSFAERHGAALERDVLFPTDLFPDGPHAPEVLYRIGPLSL, from the coding sequence ATGACTGCCGCACAAGCAGACCTGCAAATCGACCGTCCGGCGGTGGCCGACGGGGCCGCGCTGTGGCGTATTGCCAGAGACTCCGAAGCCCTCGACCTCAACTCGTCGTACAGCTATCTGCTGTGGTGCCGCGACTTCGCCGGCACGTCGGCCGTCGCGCGCGACGAGCGCGGGGAGCCGGTCGGCTTCGTCACCGGGTACGTACGCCCGGACCGCCCCCGCACCCTCCTCGTCTGGCAGGTGGCCGTGGACGACGCGTACCGCGGCCGCGGCATCGCCGCCGCGCTGCTCGACGGACTGGTCGCGCGGGTCAGCGGCGAGTACGGCATCACGAGCATCGAGACCACCATCACGCCCGGCAACACCGCATCCGATCGGCTGTTCGACTCCTTCGCCGAGCGGCACGGCGCCGCCCTGGAGCGGGACGTGCTCTTCCCCACCGACCTGTTCCCGGACGGACCGCACGCCCCCGAAGTGCTGTACCGCATCGGCCCCCTGTCCCTCTGA
- a CDS encoding DinB family protein, with protein MTTDLPQNLPDGRPIPLMTGDERAMLESWLDFHRATLELKCAGLDDAQVRSAAAGPSELTLLGLVQHLAECERNWFQRAAGGVELPPVYGEGNVSGYGLEPGRGIREALDVWRREIVRGREVCAGRTLESVGRIGEGPMAGAEVSLRWVFVHMVEEYARHNGHADILRVHIDGVTGA; from the coding sequence ATGACCACCGACCTCCCCCAGAACCTCCCCGACGGCCGCCCCATCCCCCTCATGACCGGTGACGAGCGAGCCATGCTCGAGAGCTGGCTCGACTTCCATCGGGCGACGCTGGAGCTCAAGTGCGCGGGGCTGGACGACGCGCAGGTGCGGAGCGCGGCGGCAGGACCGTCGGAGTTGACGCTGCTCGGGCTGGTGCAGCATCTCGCGGAGTGCGAGCGGAACTGGTTCCAGCGGGCGGCGGGCGGGGTCGAGCTGCCGCCGGTGTACGGCGAGGGCAACGTGAGCGGGTACGGGCTCGAGCCCGGGCGCGGGATCCGTGAGGCGCTGGACGTCTGGCGGCGGGAGATCGTCCGCGGGCGTGAGGTGTGTGCCGGGCGGACGCTGGAGAGCGTGGGGCGGATCGGGGAGGGGCCGATGGCAGGGGCGGAGGTCAGTCTGCGGTGGGTGTTCGTGCACATGGTCGAGGAGTACGCGCGGCACAACGGTCACGCCGACATTCTGCGGGTGCACATCGACGGAGTTACCGGAGCCTGA
- a CDS encoding pyridoxal-phosphate-dependent aminotransferase family protein: MTHPFLDLAPLSAARFAAIEDRVARLLGTRQDVVIMQGEALLPLEGAIRGTAGPGTTALNVITGPYGQTFGDWLRDCGATVIDLAVPFHTAVTAEQIRAAFAEHPEIDFVSLVHAEAATGNTNPVAEIGEVVREHGALFYLDAVASIGAEPVLPDAWGVDLCVIGAQKAMGGPAGVSAVSVSARAWDRMAANPGAPRRSYLSLLDWKERWVDGGRKALLHAPAQLEMLALEACVERIEGDGLETVMNRHRTAARSTRAGAVALGGGLEPYVSDERDAAPVATTLRVPAGVVASELVSRALTSDPALPLAAGGGALAKEMVRVNHYGADATAGAVRGSLAALGAALAEKGLAVNVEAALRAADAGDWR; the protein is encoded by the coding sequence GTGACCCACCCCTTCCTGGACCTGGCACCGCTGAGCGCGGCCCGATTCGCGGCCATCGAGGACCGGGTGGCGCGGCTGCTCGGGACGCGGCAGGACGTCGTGATCATGCAGGGCGAGGCGCTGCTGCCGCTGGAGGGGGCGATCCGCGGGACGGCCGGGCCGGGCACGACCGCGCTGAACGTGATCACGGGCCCGTACGGGCAGACCTTCGGGGACTGGCTGCGGGACTGCGGAGCGACCGTGATCGATCTGGCGGTGCCCTTCCACACGGCGGTCACGGCGGAGCAGATCCGTGCGGCCTTCGCCGAGCACCCGGAGATCGACTTCGTGTCCCTGGTGCACGCGGAGGCGGCCACCGGCAACACCAATCCCGTCGCGGAGATCGGCGAGGTCGTGCGGGAGCACGGGGCGCTGTTCTACCTGGACGCGGTGGCGTCGATCGGGGCCGAGCCGGTGCTGCCGGACGCGTGGGGCGTGGACCTGTGCGTCATCGGGGCGCAGAAGGCGATGGGCGGGCCGGCCGGGGTGTCGGCGGTGTCGGTGAGCGCGCGGGCGTGGGATCGCATGGCGGCGAATCCGGGGGCGCCGCGGCGGTCGTACCTGTCGCTGCTCGACTGGAAGGAGCGGTGGGTCGACGGCGGCCGCAAGGCGCTGCTGCACGCTCCCGCACAGCTGGAGATGCTCGCGCTGGAGGCGTGCGTGGAGCGGATCGAGGGCGACGGGCTGGAGACGGTGATGAACCGCCACCGGACCGCTGCCCGCTCGACCCGTGCCGGCGCGGTGGCGCTGGGCGGAGGCTTGGAGCCGTATGTCTCCGACGAACGGGACGCGGCTCCCGTCGCGACGACACTGCGGGTGCCGGCGGGCGTGGTGGCCTCGGAACTGGTGTCCCGGGCCCTGACCTCGGATCCCGCACTGCCGCTGGCGGCGGGCGGCGGAGCCCTGGCCAAGGAGATGGTGCGGGTCAACCACTACGGAGCGGACGCGACGGCGGGCGCAGTCCGCGGCTCCCTGGCGGCCCTGGGCGCCGCGCTGGCCGAGAAGGGCCTGGCCGTGAACGTGGAGGCGGCGCTCCGAGCGGCGGACGCGGGCGACTGGCGCTAG
- a CDS encoding ABC transporter substrate-binding protein gives MKTTLGRRTRILAATTATAGLVLVAGCSSDDGGSGKKTAAGGVELVKAGQLTTCTHLPYPPFQSEIDGKVQGFDVALIDLVAKDLGVKQEILDTPFENFKTGAFLNAGECDLAAAGMTITDERKKNVDFSDPYFEATQAVLVDKKSGISSFADLKGKKVGAQAQTTGEDYAKSKGLDPVSFESSDAVLNGLRTGQVEAVVIDYPVVQGWLKDKANAAAFEVAEQVNTGEQYGVTVKKGNDKLREAINKAIKDAKADGTYKKLYEQWIGPYDESAASPSPAA, from the coding sequence GTGAAGACGACCCTCGGGCGCCGGACCCGCATTCTGGCCGCCACCACCGCGACGGCCGGGCTGGTGCTCGTGGCCGGTTGCTCCTCCGACGACGGCGGCAGCGGCAAGAAGACCGCGGCCGGCGGTGTCGAGCTCGTCAAGGCGGGCCAGCTCACCACCTGCACCCACCTGCCCTACCCGCCCTTCCAGTCGGAGATCGACGGCAAGGTGCAGGGCTTCGACGTCGCCCTGATCGACCTGGTCGCCAAGGACCTCGGTGTGAAGCAGGAGATCCTCGACACGCCCTTCGAGAACTTCAAGACGGGCGCCTTCCTGAACGCCGGCGAGTGCGACCTCGCCGCCGCCGGCATGACCATCACCGACGAGCGCAAGAAGAACGTCGACTTCTCCGACCCGTACTTCGAGGCCACCCAGGCCGTCCTGGTCGACAAGAAGAGCGGCATCTCCTCCTTCGCCGACCTCAAGGGCAAGAAGGTCGGCGCCCAGGCGCAGACCACCGGCGAGGACTACGCCAAGAGCAAGGGCCTGGACCCGGTCTCCTTCGAGTCCTCCGACGCCGTCCTCAACGGCCTGCGCACCGGCCAGGTCGAGGCCGTCGTCATCGACTACCCGGTTGTCCAGGGCTGGCTGAAGGACAAGGCCAACGCCGCCGCCTTCGAGGTCGCCGAGCAGGTCAACACCGGTGAGCAGTACGGCGTCACGGTGAAGAAGGGCAACGACAAGCTCCGCGAGGCCATCAACAAGGCGATCAAGGACGCGAAGGCCGACGGCACGTACAAGAAGCTGTACGAGCAGTGGATCGGCCCGTACGACGAGTCCGCCGCCTCTCCGTCGCCCGCCGCCTGA
- a CDS encoding amino acid ABC transporter permease translates to MSGAEVPLQPKKKGLTRRQKRSLSRGVQYVVFVAAVIAFAVAADWGRLKNQFAQGSIAREMFPDVITLALKNTVLYTVSGFVVGLVLGMVIALMRLSSVGPYRWLAGIYIEIFRGLPALLIFIFIGVAVPLAFPGTEIPGGTYGKVALALGLVAAAYMAETIRAGIQAVPKGQMEAARSLGFSPARAMISIIIPQAFRIILPPLTNELVLLFKDSSLVLFLGVTLQERELSKFGRDLASQTANSTPILVAGLCYLLVTIPLGFVVRRMEAKAQEAVK, encoded by the coding sequence ATGAGCGGCGCTGAGGTACCACTCCAGCCGAAGAAGAAGGGCCTGACCCGGCGCCAGAAGCGCAGCCTGTCGCGCGGCGTCCAGTACGTCGTCTTCGTCGCGGCCGTGATCGCCTTCGCGGTCGCGGCCGACTGGGGCCGGCTGAAGAACCAGTTCGCGCAAGGGTCGATCGCCCGGGAGATGTTTCCGGACGTCATCACCCTCGCGCTGAAGAACACCGTGCTGTACACCGTGTCCGGCTTCGTCGTCGGACTGGTCCTCGGCATGGTGATCGCACTGATGCGGCTGTCGTCCGTGGGGCCCTACCGCTGGCTCGCCGGCATCTACATCGAGATCTTCCGCGGCCTGCCCGCCCTGCTGATCTTCATCTTCATCGGCGTGGCCGTACCCCTGGCCTTCCCCGGCACGGAGATCCCGGGAGGCACCTACGGCAAGGTCGCGCTCGCGCTCGGCCTGGTCGCCGCCGCGTACATGGCGGAGACGATCCGCGCGGGCATCCAGGCGGTGCCCAAGGGGCAGATGGAGGCGGCGCGTTCGCTCGGCTTCTCGCCCGCCCGCGCCATGATCTCGATCATCATCCCGCAGGCGTTCCGGATCATCCTGCCGCCGCTCACCAACGAACTCGTCCTGCTGTTCAAGGACTCCTCGCTGGTGCTGTTCCTCGGTGTGACGCTTCAGGAGCGCGAACTGTCCAAGTTCGGGCGTGACCTGGCCAGCCAGACCGCCAACTCCACGCCGATCCTGGTCGCGGGCCTGTGCTACCTGCTGGTCACGATCCCGCTCGGCTTCGTCGTGCGCCGTATGGAGGCGAAGGCCCAGGAGGCCGTGAAATGA
- a CDS encoding amino acid ABC transporter ATP-binding protein — protein sequence MSESLRKAAAEIEVRGLHKSFGDNEVLRGIDLEIAQGEVVCVIGPSGSGKSTLLRCVNLLEEPTKGQVFVGGAELTDPDVDIDAVRRGIGMVFQQFNLFPHLTVTENLTLPQRRVLGRDKAAAAKVAAENLERVGLSEKATAYPASLSGGQQQRVAIARALAMGPKVMLFDEPTSALDPELVGDVLAVMRMLADEGMTMMVVTHEMTFAREVADRVVFMDGGVVVEDGTPDQVIGDPRHERTRHFLSRLLDPAMAEVEEETSDQVGKGD from the coding sequence ATGAGCGAGAGCCTTCGCAAGGCGGCCGCGGAGATCGAGGTCCGCGGCCTGCACAAGTCCTTCGGCGACAACGAGGTGCTGCGCGGCATCGACCTGGAGATCGCGCAGGGCGAGGTCGTGTGCGTCATCGGCCCGTCCGGCTCGGGCAAGTCGACGCTGCTGCGGTGCGTCAACCTGCTGGAGGAGCCCACCAAGGGCCAGGTCTTCGTCGGCGGCGCCGAGCTCACCGACCCGGACGTCGACATCGACGCCGTACGCCGCGGCATCGGCATGGTCTTCCAGCAGTTCAACCTGTTCCCGCACCTCACGGTGACCGAGAACCTCACCCTGCCGCAGCGCCGGGTCCTCGGGCGCGACAAGGCGGCCGCCGCGAAGGTCGCCGCCGAGAACCTGGAGCGGGTCGGCCTCTCGGAGAAGGCGACCGCGTACCCGGCGTCCCTCTCCGGCGGTCAGCAGCAGCGCGTCGCCATCGCCCGTGCCCTCGCCATGGGCCCGAAGGTGATGCTCTTCGACGAGCCGACGTCCGCGCTCGACCCCGAGCTGGTGGGGGACGTACTGGCGGTCATGCGCATGCTGGCCGACGAGGGCATGACCATGATGGTCGTCACGCACGAGATGACCTTCGCCCGCGAGGTCGCCGACCGGGTCGTCTTCATGGACGGTGGAGTGGTCGTCGAGGACGGCACCCCCGACCAGGTCATCGGCGACCCCCGGCACGAGCGCACCCGTCACTTCCTGTCGCGGCTCCTGGACCCGGCGATGGCCGAGGTCGAGGAGGAGACCTCCGACCAGGTGGGCAAGGGCGACTAG
- a CDS encoding amidohydrolase family protein, with the protein MSERAVLHVKGRVLVGPDDVRDELWVVDGRISYDRPVGAHDIRTVEGWALPGLVDAHCHVGLGAHGPVDDDVAEKQALTDREAGTLLIRDAGSPSDTRWVDDRDDLPKIIRAGRHIARTRRYIRGYAHEIEPEDLVAYVAQEARRGDGWVKLVGDWIDRDLGDLAPTWPREAVEAGIAEAHRLGARVTAHCFAESSLRDLVEAGIDCIEHATGLTDDLIPLFAERGVAIVPTLVNIATFPNLADGGESKYPRWSDHMRRLYERRYDTVRAAYDAGIPVFVGTDAGGTLPHGLVAAEVAELVTAGIPAVEALAATTWGARAWLGRPGLEEGAAADLVVYETDPRADVRVLAAPRRIVLNGRVVG; encoded by the coding sequence ATGAGCGAACGCGCGGTGCTGCACGTAAAGGGGCGGGTCCTCGTCGGTCCGGACGACGTCCGGGACGAACTGTGGGTCGTCGACGGCCGGATCTCCTACGACCGTCCCGTCGGCGCCCACGACATCCGTACCGTCGAGGGCTGGGCCCTGCCCGGCCTCGTCGACGCGCACTGCCATGTCGGCCTCGGTGCGCACGGCCCGGTCGACGACGACGTCGCCGAGAAGCAGGCGCTCACCGACCGTGAGGCGGGCACCCTGCTGATCCGCGACGCCGGCTCGCCCTCCGACACCCGCTGGGTCGACGACCGCGACGACCTGCCGAAGATCATCAGGGCCGGCCGGCACATCGCCCGCACCCGCCGCTACATCCGCGGCTACGCGCACGAGATCGAGCCGGAGGACCTGGTCGCCTACGTCGCCCAGGAGGCCCGGCGCGGCGACGGCTGGGTCAAGCTGGTCGGCGACTGGATCGACCGCGACCTCGGGGACCTCGCGCCCACCTGGCCCCGCGAGGCGGTCGAGGCGGGCATCGCGGAGGCCCACCGGCTGGGCGCCCGGGTCACCGCGCACTGCTTCGCCGAGAGCTCGCTCAGGGACCTGGTCGAGGCGGGCATCGACTGCATCGAGCACGCCACGGGCCTGACGGACGACCTGATCCCGCTGTTCGCCGAGCGCGGGGTCGCCATCGTCCCCACCCTCGTCAACATCGCGACCTTCCCGAACCTGGCCGACGGCGGCGAGTCCAAGTACCCGCGCTGGTCCGACCACATGCGCCGGCTGTACGAACGCCGCTACGACACGGTCCGCGCCGCCTACGACGCCGGGATCCCCGTCTTCGTCGGCACCGACGCCGGCGGCACCCTGCCGCACGGGCTCGTGGCGGCCGAGGTGGCGGAGCTGGTCACCGCCGGGATCCCCGCCGTGGAGGCCCTCGCGGCGACCACCTGGGGGGCTCGGGCCTGGCTCGGCCGGCCGGGTCTGGAGGAGGGCGCGGCGGCGGACCTCGTGGTGTACGAGACCGACCCGCGCGCGGACGTCCGTGTCCTTGCCGCACCCCGGCGGATCGTCCTCAACGGACGCGTCGTCGGCTAG
- a CDS encoding SCO1860 family LAETG-anchored protein, with protein sequence MNGKNFRLPARRLATVATATALTAAPAVMGVAGPAHATGDEGRASAVVLRTGLDVSLLNKTVNVPLAVSLNEVQAPQSAEKATLTAQLNGVDGGQPFSVLNAEVAQSKATVEDGRAEGYTNLAHAKVHVPGLPLLSLIEVGQVTSKATCEAGKAPTASSNLLGDVTVLGKKVTLTAGGTTNVEVPGVGEVRLDYSKTEQTSRTAAATALELKVSVDPLKLNVAEVEGTLTLAKATCESPAAPEQQAEPSTEPAGDVKPQGEPADEGLAETGGNSMTPYIAGGAVALLLAGGGAVAFARRGRN encoded by the coding sequence TTGAACGGCAAGAACTTCCGCCTGCCCGCACGCCGTCTCGCCACCGTCGCGACGGCCACCGCCCTGACCGCCGCCCCGGCCGTCATGGGCGTCGCGGGCCCCGCACACGCGACCGGCGACGAGGGTCGCGCGAGTGCCGTCGTGCTCCGTACGGGGCTCGACGTCTCCCTGCTCAACAAGACCGTGAACGTCCCGCTCGCGGTCTCCCTGAACGAGGTCCAGGCGCCGCAGAGCGCCGAGAAGGCCACCCTGACGGCCCAGTTGAACGGCGTCGACGGCGGCCAGCCGTTCAGCGTCCTGAACGCCGAGGTCGCCCAGTCCAAGGCGACCGTCGAGGACGGCAGGGCCGAGGGGTACACCAACCTCGCCCACGCCAAGGTCCACGTCCCCGGTCTGCCGCTGCTGTCGCTCATCGAGGTCGGCCAGGTCACCTCCAAGGCGACCTGCGAGGCCGGCAAGGCGCCGACCGCCTCCTCCAACCTGCTCGGCGACGTCACCGTGCTGGGCAAGAAGGTCACGCTGACCGCAGGCGGCACCACGAACGTCGAGGTGCCCGGCGTCGGCGAGGTGCGGCTCGACTACTCCAAGACCGAGCAGACCTCGCGCACCGCCGCCGCGACCGCCCTCGAACTCAAGGTCTCCGTCGACCCGTTGAAGCTGAACGTCGCCGAGGTCGAGGGCACCCTGACGCTGGCGAAGGCGACCTGCGAGAGCCCGGCCGCGCCCGAGCAGCAGGCCGAGCCGAGCACGGAACCGGCCGGGGACGTCAAGCCCCAGGGCGAGCCCGCCGACGAGGGCCTCGCCGAGACCGGCGGCAACTCCATGACGCCGTACATCGCCGGCGGCGCGGTGGCCCTGCTCCTCGCGGGCGGCGGCGCGGTGGCCTTCGCGCGACGCGGCCGCAACTGA
- the cobC gene encoding Rv2231c family pyridoxal phosphate-dependent protein CobC: MPTEAHDLRHHGDAEVRDDGSALVDLAVNVRADTPPVWLRERIAGSLGSLAAYPDGRAARAAVAARHGLPTDRVLLTAGAAEAFVLLARALKVRRPVVVHPQFTEPEAALRDAGHTVDRVLLREEDGFRLDPRAVPEDADLVVIGNPTNPTSVLHPAGSVAELARPGRTLVVDEAFMDAVPGEREALAGRTDVPGLVVLRSLTKTWGLAGLRIGYVLAAPETVADLERAQPLWPVSTPALAAAEACVSSQALAEAAHAAHRIAADRAHLVAGLAGFASAGLRVVEPAEGPFVLVRLPGAAVVRRRLRDLGYAVRRGDTFPGLGEEWLRLAVRDRATVSGFLRALERALTSTAR; this comes from the coding sequence ATGCCCACTGAGGCGCACGACCTGCGCCACCACGGCGACGCCGAGGTCCGCGACGACGGCTCGGCGCTGGTCGACCTCGCGGTGAACGTCCGCGCGGACACGCCGCCCGTGTGGCTGCGCGAGCGCATCGCCGGGTCGCTGGGCTCGCTCGCGGCCTACCCGGACGGGCGGGCCGCGCGGGCGGCGGTCGCGGCGCGGCACGGGCTGCCGACTGACCGGGTGCTGCTGACGGCGGGGGCGGCGGAGGCGTTCGTGCTCCTGGCCCGCGCCCTGAAGGTGCGTCGGCCGGTCGTCGTGCACCCGCAGTTCACGGAGCCGGAGGCGGCGCTGCGGGACGCCGGGCACACCGTCGACCGGGTGCTGCTGCGGGAGGAGGACGGCTTCCGGCTCGATCCGCGGGCCGTCCCGGAGGACGCCGACCTGGTGGTGATCGGCAACCCGACCAACCCGACGTCGGTCCTGCACCCGGCCGGGTCGGTCGCCGAACTGGCGCGTCCCGGGCGGACGCTGGTGGTGGACGAGGCGTTCATGGACGCGGTGCCGGGCGAGCGGGAGGCGCTCGCCGGGCGGACGGACGTGCCGGGTCTGGTGGTGCTGCGCAGCCTGACCAAGACCTGGGGGCTGGCCGGGCTGCGGATCGGCTACGTCCTGGCCGCCCCGGAGACGGTCGCCGACCTGGAGCGCGCCCAGCCGCTGTGGCCGGTCTCCACGCCGGCGCTGGCAGCCGCCGAGGCCTGTGTGTCCTCGCAGGCGCTGGCGGAGGCGGCCCACGCGGCCCACCGCATCGCCGCCGACCGGGCCCATCTCGTCGCGGGACTGGCCGGGTTCGCTTCGGCGGGACTGCGGGTGGTGGAACCGGCCGAGGGGCCCTTCGTGCTCGTACGGCTGCCGGGGGCGGCCGTGGTGCGCCGGCGGCTGCGCGACCTCGGGTACGCGGTCCGGCGCGGGGACACCTTCCCCGGGCTGGGCGAGGAGTGGCTGCGCCTGGCGGTACGGGACCGCGCGACCGTCAGCGGGTTCCTGCGGGCGCTGGAGCGTGCGCTGACGTCGACGGCGCGCTGA
- a CDS encoding sirohydrochlorin chelatase, with product MTTPPPALLIAGHGTRDEAGAEAFRDFVRELGRRHPELPVAGGFIELSPPPLGEAVAELVERGVQRFAAVPLMLVSAGHAKGDIPAALAREKERHPGISYTYGRPLGPHPSLLSVLERRLDEALGAEGSRTPGDRADVTVLLVGRGSTDPDANAEVHKAARLLWEGRGYAGVETAFVSLAAPDVPSGLDRCVKLGARKIVVLPYFLFTGILPDRVRHQTEGWAAAHPEVDVRSADVIGPEPELLDLVMERYQEAVKGDLRMNCDSCVYRIALPGFEDKVGMPQQPHFHPDDDDHHHGHGHHHHGAHSHAH from the coding sequence GTGACCACCCCGCCGCCCGCCCTGCTCATCGCCGGTCATGGCACCCGGGACGAAGCCGGAGCCGAGGCGTTCCGCGACTTCGTCCGGGAGCTGGGGCGCCGCCACCCCGAACTGCCCGTCGCGGGCGGCTTCATCGAGCTGTCCCCGCCGCCGCTGGGCGAGGCCGTCGCCGAACTGGTCGAGCGCGGCGTCCAGCGGTTCGCCGCGGTGCCGCTGATGCTGGTGTCCGCCGGGCACGCCAAGGGCGACATCCCGGCCGCGCTGGCCCGCGAGAAGGAGCGCCACCCCGGTATCTCGTACACCTACGGCCGTCCGCTGGGCCCGCACCCGTCGCTGCTGTCGGTGCTGGAGCGGCGGCTGGACGAGGCACTCGGCGCCGAGGGCAGCCGCACGCCCGGCGACCGGGCCGACGTCACCGTGCTGCTGGTGGGGCGCGGCTCGACCGACCCGGACGCCAACGCCGAGGTGCACAAGGCGGCGCGGCTGCTGTGGGAGGGGCGCGGTTACGCGGGTGTGGAGACGGCGTTCGTGTCGCTGGCGGCGCCTGACGTGCCCAGCGGGCTCGACCGGTGCGTGAAGCTGGGTGCGCGGAAGATCGTCGTCCTGCCGTACTTCCTGTTCACCGGGATCCTGCCGGACCGGGTGCGCCACCAGACGGAGGGCTGGGCGGCGGCCCACCCGGAGGTCGACGTGCGCTCGGCGGACGTCATCGGACCCGAGCCGGAGCTGCTGGACCTGGTGATGGAGCGCTATCAGGAGGCGGTGAAGGGCGACCTGCGGATGAACTGCGACTCGTGCGTGTACCGCATCGCGCTGCCCGGCTTCGAGGACAAGGTCGGCATGCCGCAGCAGCCGCACTTCCACCCGGACGACGACGACCACCACCACGGGCACGGTCATCACCACCACGGCGCCCACTCGCATGCCCACTGA
- a CDS encoding precorrin-8X methylmutase, translated as MNRVVHPIEVESYRRMRARLDTSHLPPLTRAVVERVVHSAADLDYASDLVMDESSLEKAHAALHAGAPVVTDVEMVAAGITRRETVCRLRDAVAGPGLTRSAHAIRLAHEQVGPGALWVIGNAPTALEELLALDVSPALVIGLPVGFVGAVESKAALRESGLPAVSNVSEKGGSAVASAALNALLYHPVSHSEEKS; from the coding sequence GTGAACCGAGTCGTCCATCCCATCGAGGTGGAGTCCTACCGGCGGATGCGCGCCCGGCTGGACACCTCGCACCTCCCGCCGCTGACCCGGGCCGTGGTGGAGCGGGTCGTCCACTCCGCCGCCGACCTCGACTACGCGTCCGATCTCGTCATGGACGAGAGTTCCCTCGAAAAGGCGCATGCCGCGCTGCACGCCGGGGCGCCCGTGGTCACCGACGTCGAGATGGTGGCCGCCGGGATCACCCGCCGGGAGACGGTCTGCCGGCTCAGGGACGCCGTGGCCGGTCCGGGGCTGACGCGTTCCGCGCACGCGATCCGGCTCGCCCACGAGCAGGTCGGTCCGGGTGCGCTGTGGGTGATCGGCAACGCGCCGACCGCCCTGGAGGAGCTGCTGGCCCTGGACGTCTCCCCCGCGCTCGTCATCGGCCTGCCCGTCGGCTTCGTCGGCGCGGTCGAGTCCAAGGCCGCGTTGCGCGAGAGCGGGCTGCCCGCCGTGAGCAACGTGTCCGAGAAGGGCGGCTCGGCCGTGGCCTCCGCCGCGCTCAACGCCCTGCTGTACCACCCCGTTTCGCACTCCGAGGAGAAATCGTGA